From Thermoanaerobaculia bacterium, a single genomic window includes:
- a CDS encoding sulfatase-like hydrolase/transferase: protein MTIVAGDRSEPSGKIQPPSSHILLITIDTWRWDYLGVSGSGKVKTPHLDTLARNGLYFSHGVTPVPLTTPSHASIFTGLLPFRHGIRINGQAELAQSFDTLAELLSRDGYTTAAFVSSFTVVKEFGLDQGFQTYRDELPSGENTGNRYMRQVRGDVTLGRFIEWYRTHGSKPNWFVWIHFYDPHAPYAAPDTPSGLPVAESYGKEVAWVDQLVGQIQQILGNDPSLTWCILGDHGEGLEDHGERRHGLFVYDETIRIPWILSGKGVPEGQRVDDLIQTVDLLPTLLDLKGMAIPAGLDGRSLFPYLKGESLAERPAYLESYLGRLEYGISPIRAIRTDQWKWIDAPRPELYNLTSDPGEKQNLLDPKAEMKRSVPPVLRAYLASLPLEEPELSTVPLDREAQKALQSLGYLGGKGQLGAEAKNITMDPKDLLPWILKLEDARDAYEKGEYNRSIQFFKEFLEFFPDAVFMNNELGMVYLNSGHVREAARLFAKVLTLNPEDVDARLNLGGCLVYMGRFKEAREQFEAVLQKFPDDPDALVNLGSICYEMAPDPECMKRAWGHFLEIVPDDPESDTIRTLVQKGKVKEKKADKLQEKTLQTP from the coding sequence GTGACGATTGTGGCTGGAGATCGATCAGAACCGTCAGGGAAAATCCAGCCTCCATCATCCCATATTCTGCTGATCACGATCGACACCTGGCGATGGGATTACCTGGGTGTCAGTGGATCCGGGAAGGTAAAGACGCCCCATCTGGATACGCTGGCACGGAACGGTCTCTATTTCTCCCATGGGGTGACCCCGGTTCCTCTCACGACCCCCAGCCACGCCTCAATCTTTACCGGATTGCTCCCTTTTCGGCATGGAATCCGGATCAACGGTCAGGCTGAACTGGCTCAGAGTTTCGACACGCTGGCGGAGCTTTTATCCCGGGACGGCTATACGACGGCGGCCTTTGTCTCCTCCTTCACTGTAGTAAAGGAATTCGGCTTAGACCAGGGATTTCAGACCTATCGGGACGAGCTTCCATCCGGGGAAAACACGGGAAACCGCTATATGCGGCAGGTTCGGGGAGATGTTACGCTGGGACGTTTTATTGAATGGTACCGAACCCACGGCTCGAAACCGAACTGGTTTGTCTGGATCCACTTTTACGATCCCCACGCCCCCTATGCAGCACCGGATACACCCTCTGGTCTTCCCGTGGCTGAATCCTACGGGAAGGAGGTTGCCTGGGTCGATCAGCTTGTCGGTCAAATTCAGCAAATCCTCGGAAATGACCCCTCCCTGACCTGGTGTATCCTGGGGGACCATGGAGAGGGGTTGGAGGATCATGGCGAACGCAGGCACGGCCTCTTTGTCTACGATGAAACGATTCGTATTCCGTGGATCCTTTCCGGAAAGGGCGTGCCGGAAGGTCAACGGGTGGATGACCTGATCCAGACTGTGGATCTACTGCCGACTCTCCTGGATCTCAAGGGAATGGCAATCCCGGCCGGCCTGGACGGGCGGTCTCTTTTCCCCTACTTGAAAGGGGAATCTCTTGCGGAGAGGCCAGCCTATCTGGAGTCCTATCTCGGCCGCCTCGAGTATGGAATCTCTCCCATCCGTGCCATACGGACCGACCAGTGGAAGTGGATCGATGCGCCCAGGCCGGAGCTCTATAACCTTACTTCCGATCCCGGGGAGAAGCAAAACCTGCTGGATCCGAAGGCGGAAATGAAACGATCGGTTCCACCCGTTCTTCGCGCCTACCTGGCCTCCCTTCCGCTCGAGGAGCCGGAACTGTCCACCGTTCCCCTGGACCGGGAGGCGCAGAAAGCGCTTCAGAGCCTCGGGTACCTGGGTGGGAAGGGCCAGCTGGGGGCTGAAGCAAAAAACATCACGATGGATCCCAAGGATCTTCTGCCCTGGATCCTCAAGCTGGAAGATGCACGGGATGCCTATGAAAAGGGAGAGTATAACCGGTCCATCCAGTTCTTCAAGGAATTCTTGGAGTTCTTTCCGGATGCTGTGTTCATGAATAACGAACTGGGTATGGTCTATTTGAACTCCGGTCACGTCCGGGAAGCAGCCCGCCTATTTGCAAAGGTCCTGACCCTCAATCCCGAGGATGTTGACGCACGACTCAACCTCGGGGGCTGTCTGGTGTACATGGGAAGATTCAAAGAAGCACGGGAACAATTTGAGGCTGTTCTGCAGAAGTTTCCGGATGATCCGGACGCCCTCGTGAACCTTGGATCGATCTGTTACGAAATGGCTCCGGACCCGGAATGCATGAAGAGGGCCTGGGGACATTTTCTTGAAATTGTTCCCGATGACCCGGAATCCGATACGATCCGCACCCTGGTTCAAAAGGGAAAAGTCAAAGAAAAAAAGGCGGATAAGCTTCAGGAAAAGACTCTCCAGACTCCATAA
- a CDS encoding DNA polymerase III subunit alpha, with protein sequence MTYAPLHVHSHYSFYRSLLTVEEIVRGAAGMGLPAAALTDSNLAGLIPFVRACSDHSIQPIPGLCLDCRAILFAMNQEGYRTLNQISTARQIYGGNDLPSLIGTAPGCMVLVHDPALLPPLHRMVSRDRLRVELRPASSRNIELRRIASSLHLSCCATPLVRRDSPTGESIRHLRLLEAIGNATTVGKLPPLGHEERWHFLFTPSRMERFFPPEELQTTLDVAGASSWLPRLDQRYFPRFPGCSPEDTPGLLRELCRGKVPHLYPDVAARKRAFQRLDHELSVILRLGFTDYFLVVWDVVRQAREWGYPCLGRGSAAASIVSYCLGITPVDPIRYDLYFERFLNPERTSPPDIDVDFGTSRRDRILRYIYDSYGEERVAMISTITRFAGRGALREAGKALGYSDRELSSLCRRLPHVRAGNLRESLEKRPECRRLPFRDEPFRTLIPLAERLAETPRGWGIHCGGVVITPDPLTHHLALTRSANGLIITQPDMGPVEAMGLMKLDILGNRSLDVLPDTLAQLKGEGVGPIDLTLATVSNNSATKSLIREGRTIGCFYIESPGMRQLLRKLRVEDFPALTAASSIIRPGVAESGMMAAYISRHHDPASVTYLHPRLSELLGETHGIMVYQEDVIRVVHDLAGMTLGEADLFRRAMSGKLRSREAMEATRALFLERCRAQGLDRSVTEELYRQIASFAGYSFCKAHSAAFATLSFQVAYLKAHYPAEFLAAVLSNGGGFYPPLAYISEARRLGLTLLPPDINRARVHYVGNGTTLRVGLSCVKGVGNELARRIVHERDKGGAFLSLHDFLRRTRADRDAVISLINAGGCSYLNPDPRVLHWHLRLSRNGQHTEAFPLPADIPAFPPETSLERARREWDALGYTLEAHPMALIGRPAGCLPAAELSSHAGQRVRVAGILITAKRTRVKKSGEGMAFLDMEDESDTFAATLFPRVYREYAHLLDGRGPYLVCGRVEEDHGALSVTTEQLFRIDQRGIRRSGSGRAEKRGNGDGRVSA encoded by the coding sequence ATGACCTACGCACCCCTCCACGTCCATTCGCACTACTCGTTCTACCGTTCCCTCCTCACGGTGGAAGAGATCGTCCGAGGTGCCGCGGGCATGGGGCTCCCGGCCGCAGCTCTGACCGACAGCAACCTGGCCGGCCTCATCCCCTTTGTCCGGGCCTGTTCCGATCACTCCATTCAGCCCATTCCCGGCCTTTGCCTCGACTGCCGCGCCATTCTTTTCGCCATGAACCAGGAAGGATATCGAACCCTCAACCAGATCTCCACAGCGCGGCAGATCTATGGCGGGAACGATCTTCCCAGCCTCATTGGAACGGCACCGGGATGCATGGTCCTCGTTCACGACCCTGCTCTCCTCCCTCCCCTTCATCGGATGGTGTCGCGGGACCGCCTGAGAGTCGAACTGCGCCCTGCCTCATCCCGGAATATTGAACTTCGACGCATCGCTTCTTCTCTCCACCTCTCCTGCTGCGCCACTCCCCTGGTGCGCCGGGACAGCCCGACGGGAGAAAGCATTCGGCATCTCAGGCTCCTCGAGGCCATCGGAAACGCAACCACTGTCGGCAAACTTCCGCCCCTCGGCCACGAAGAACGATGGCACTTTCTCTTCACCCCTTCCAGGATGGAACGATTCTTTCCGCCGGAAGAACTTCAGACCACCCTGGACGTGGCCGGAGCATCCTCCTGGCTTCCCCGCCTCGATCAACGGTATTTCCCCCGCTTCCCCGGATGCAGCCCGGAAGATACCCCGGGCCTTCTTCGAGAATTATGCAGAGGGAAAGTGCCTCATCTCTATCCTGATGTGGCCGCCCGGAAACGGGCTTTTCAGCGGCTGGACCATGAGCTTTCGGTGATTCTGCGGCTCGGGTTTACCGACTACTTCCTGGTCGTCTGGGATGTCGTCCGCCAGGCCCGGGAATGGGGGTACCCCTGCCTGGGCCGCGGAAGCGCCGCCGCATCCATCGTGAGCTACTGCCTCGGGATTACACCCGTGGATCCCATTCGCTACGACCTCTACTTCGAACGCTTTCTCAACCCGGAACGAACCTCCCCTCCCGATATCGACGTTGACTTCGGAACGTCCCGACGGGACAGGATCCTCCGGTACATCTACGACAGCTATGGCGAGGAACGCGTGGCCATGATTTCTACGATTACCCGTTTCGCAGGTCGAGGAGCCCTCCGGGAGGCCGGAAAGGCCCTGGGCTACTCGGATCGTGAACTCTCAAGCCTCTGCCGACGCCTCCCCCACGTACGTGCCGGAAATCTCCGGGAATCTCTGGAAAAGCGGCCCGAATGCCGACGTCTCCCCTTCCGGGATGAACCCTTCCGGACACTTATTCCTCTAGCCGAACGCCTTGCCGAAACCCCCAGGGGCTGGGGAATCCACTGTGGCGGAGTCGTGATCACTCCCGACCCCCTGACGCACCACCTGGCCCTCACCCGTTCCGCAAACGGACTCATCATCACCCAGCCCGACATGGGTCCCGTGGAAGCAATGGGATTGATGAAACTGGACATTCTGGGAAACCGGTCCCTGGACGTGCTGCCTGACACACTGGCCCAGCTGAAGGGAGAGGGCGTCGGACCGATCGACCTGACACTGGCAACGGTCAGCAATAATTCCGCCACGAAATCTCTGATCCGGGAGGGGCGGACCATCGGTTGTTTCTACATCGAATCCCCGGGTATGCGCCAGCTGCTGCGGAAGCTCCGGGTGGAAGACTTCCCCGCCCTGACCGCCGCCTCCTCGATCATTCGCCCTGGAGTCGCAGAGTCCGGCATGATGGCTGCCTACATTTCCCGCCATCACGACCCTGCCTCCGTCACCTATCTCCATCCCCGTCTTTCCGAACTCCTGGGAGAGACCCACGGTATCATGGTGTACCAGGAAGATGTAATCCGGGTCGTTCACGATCTGGCGGGAATGACACTCGGGGAAGCCGATCTCTTCCGCCGGGCCATGAGCGGAAAGCTGCGTTCGCGGGAAGCCATGGAGGCGACCCGTGCTCTCTTTCTCGAGCGATGCCGGGCTCAGGGGCTGGATCGAAGTGTCACAGAGGAACTCTACCGCCAGATTGCCTCGTTTGCCGGATACTCCTTCTGCAAGGCCCACTCCGCGGCTTTTGCCACCCTCTCCTTCCAGGTGGCCTACCTTAAAGCTCACTACCCCGCCGAGTTCCTGGCCGCCGTCCTTTCCAACGGGGGCGGATTTTACCCTCCGCTGGCTTATATTTCGGAAGCCCGGCGCCTGGGACTCACCCTTCTCCCTCCTGATATCAACCGGGCCCGGGTTCACTACGTGGGAAACGGGACGACCCTGCGCGTGGGGCTTTCCTGCGTAAAGGGCGTGGGAAACGAACTGGCCCGACGCATTGTCCATGAACGGGATAAGGGAGGAGCCTTTCTTTCGTTACACGACTTCCTGCGCCGGACCCGGGCGGACCGGGATGCCGTAATCTCGCTCATCAACGCGGGAGGATGCTCCTATCTGAACCCCGATCCCAGGGTTCTGCACTGGCATCTGAGACTTTCCCGCAACGGGCAGCATACCGAAGCGTTTCCCCTTCCCGCCGACATCCCCGCCTTTCCTCCCGAAACCTCCCTGGAGAGAGCCCGACGGGAGTGGGATGCCCTTGGATATACCCTGGAAGCTCATCCCATGGCTCTTATCGGGAGACCGGCCGGCTGCCTGCCCGCCGCTGAACTCTCCAGCCATGCAGGTCAACGGGTCAGAGTGGCCGGTATTCTCATCACGGCCAAACGGACCCGGGTTAAAAAGAGTGGAGAAGGTATGGCCTTTCTGGACATGGAGGATGAAAGCGACACCTTCGCCGCGACCCTTTTTCCCCGGGTGTATCGGGAATACGCCCATCTCCTGGACGGCAGGGGTCCCTACCTCGTGTGCGGAAGGGTCGAAGAAGATCACGGCGCTCTTTCCGTGACAACGGAACAGCTGTTCCGGATCGATCAGAGGGGAATCAGGAGGAGCGGATCAGGACGGGCGGAGAAAAGAGGGAACGGCGATGGACGCGTGAGCGCGTGA
- a CDS encoding ABC transporter ATP-binding protein has translation MDEAHETIIRPALTLGNISKSYGRTTALRDITFQADAGCRLGLLGPNGAGKSTCLKIIAGLLRPDRGDLTLDGISIIQNPISIKKRLGYIPEEPHFFPYLTGREHLDLSRSLRRMPPNPHREDHLIHELDLKEVMDRPVAAYSHGMRQKLAFLLALYHDPLLLLVDEPMVGLDVYAQMTVKRLLKQSSDQGKIVIISTHTLVLVEEIATEVLILDRSRVRARGKPSEISENSNLENFFETLRTEPPGEDSGS, from the coding sequence ATGGACGAAGCTCACGAGACCATTATACGTCCCGCCCTGACTCTGGGCAACATCTCAAAGTCCTACGGCCGCACAACGGCCCTCCGGGATATTACATTTCAGGCCGATGCGGGCTGTCGGCTGGGGCTTCTCGGGCCCAACGGCGCCGGGAAGAGTACCTGTCTGAAGATTATCGCCGGGCTTTTGAGACCGGACCGCGGGGATCTGACTCTGGACGGAATCTCAATCATTCAAAACCCCATTTCCATTAAAAAACGACTGGGATACATCCCGGAAGAACCCCACTTTTTCCCCTATCTGACCGGACGGGAACACCTCGATCTCTCCCGATCACTCCGGCGAATGCCTCCGAATCCACATCGCGAAGATCATCTCATCCATGAGCTGGACCTGAAAGAGGTCATGGATCGTCCCGTTGCGGCCTACAGCCACGGTATGCGACAGAAGCTGGCCTTTCTGCTTGCCCTCTACCATGACCCACTTCTCCTTCTTGTGGATGAGCCCATGGTGGGCCTCGACGTTTACGCACAGATGACGGTGAAGCGACTCCTGAAGCAATCTTCCGATCAGGGAAAAATCGTCATCATCTCCACGCATACCCTGGTACTCGTGGAGGAGATTGCCACTGAAGTATTGATTCTGGATCGGAGTCGTGTAAGAGCCAGGGGGAAACCTTCAGAAATATCCGAAAACAGCAACCTTGAGAATTTCTTCGAAACACTGCGGACAGAACCACCCGGGGAGGATTCCGGCTCGTGA
- a CDS encoding sigma-70 family RNA polymerase sigma factor: MLRDEDLVRLALEGSPAAFNVLVERYQVRLTRFLMHRVGNPHDAEELAQEAFLKTYMALDRFDPQYRFSTWVYRIAINLSIDHLRKNQAGKMELNPEQPDPLSDASDLLETKERFHEFMHALRQLPEEFRLLIEMRHFLEMSYNDMAETLDLPLGTVKNRLFRARQALLALVEENHESVQ, translated from the coding sequence ATGCTACGAGATGAAGATCTGGTCCGGCTTGCCCTGGAAGGCTCTCCTGCGGCATTTAACGTACTGGTGGAGCGCTACCAGGTTCGTCTCACCCGGTTTTTAATGCACCGGGTAGGTAACCCGCACGACGCGGAAGAACTGGCTCAGGAGGCTTTCTTGAAGACGTACATGGCGCTTGATCGATTTGACCCGCAATACAGGTTTTCCACCTGGGTCTATCGGATTGCCATCAATCTGTCCATCGACCACCTGCGAAAGAACCAGGCGGGAAAGATGGAACTGAATCCGGAACAGCCCGATCCTCTTTCGGACGCATCCGACCTTCTGGAAACGAAAGAGCGTTTTCACGAGTTCATGCATGCCCTGAGACAGCTCCCGGAAGAATTCCGTCTGCTCATCGAAATGCGCCACTTTCTGGAAATGTCCTACAACGATATGGCCGAAACGTTGGATTTGCCGTTGGGGACGGTTAAAAACCGTCTATTTCGAGCCCGACAGGCCCTGCTGGCTCTCGTGGAGGAAAACCATGAATCCGTGCAGTGA
- a CDS encoding GYD domain-containing protein, translated as MATYILMTKLSTDLTKDIKERESIGKRWKEQVKKSCPHVKFIAHYALLGPYDFMDIYEAPGEEEAAKISMISLANGATKAESWTAIPYNRFLELVEEL; from the coding sequence ATGGCGACCTATATTCTCATGACCAAACTCTCCACCGATCTGACAAAAGATATCAAAGAGCGTGAATCGATCGGGAAACGCTGGAAAGAACAGGTGAAAAAATCCTGCCCGCATGTGAAGTTTATCGCCCATTACGCGCTACTTGGGCCCTATGATTTTATGGATATCTACGAGGCTCCGGGAGAAGAAGAAGCGGCAAAAATTTCCATGATCTCCCTTGCCAACGGGGCCACCAAAGCGGAGTCCTGGACGGCAATTCCCTACAACCGATTCCTGGAGCTGGTTGAAGAACTCTAA
- a CDS encoding fused MFS/spermidine synthase, producing MTRLAPRMLLFIVFVSGGLGILYETIWFRDLSLVVGSASLSLTIILSSFMLGLGLGSLILGRWADRVRPLRLYQLLEMGIGLFALASMFMTVFLPGITGWMTRDLEPSDSDTVLRFILPFLFVLIPAGFMGGTLPVAARYLINQGFSKTRGVAAFYWINTCGAAGMALALPLWILPHVSTPRLLFLGGITNLLLAAFAFLLPADLPGSEKEVSTQKGDVMPFSAMAAFFLSGLTVLALETLWNRHFVLIFGGSTYTFSFILFVFLLGTLGGAWSYPRLLKKRNPLSLYTAGIFAGGIFLAMALFAMSRMGEIQLLVLSGLGISFVGYNLTTLLVMILFVFPPACCFGIAFPAALDGLSQIRQDLAGQLGKIYAANAIGTALGPVILTFFILPHVGFQRSYLAIIILLFVSAGLVAFTVGSLRWLLAAAGSIPVIILLAVLLPRWDARSFLLETFRHPEDRIQAFQGSHWDSFVHRMGILEERTDTEAHVAVTSQPDGTHALFINGKVDASDHMDSLTQGLLGHLPFFTARDVPENVFIIGLGSGMTTHAVLTHPVLRVETAEISPAVIELAEKHFIHINRNCFRDSRSIILQDDGRHALTRHPSDLDLIISEPSNPWLAGIANLYTEEFFTLARSRMRPGGIFCQWLQYYDLSADHVLGILSTMQKVFPELAVFFLPEVGDFIILASADPFQMDVDAMDSFPVSAVFDLERMKILTESSILGRFFYSQDIFRDYQSPLPIHSDLNPWLEWQAPAAMYSRNKNKSLERLLTLGPESAIEVAMNFDDSGTEWALPDLGLTFTSDRVNVSPKVSLVSMTVSTEVAAQNLKRLVLFKVSLENLSVWSEVESRVPGPSAYPWLASQILPGHQTIEKIKEYGDQAVYIGYRPGDQTAIVVWSCRKTRLTCAAVETGMPDEVDWIKWIDHLGVSCE from the coding sequence GTGACACGACTGGCTCCCCGGATGCTTCTTTTCATTGTCTTTGTTTCGGGAGGATTGGGTATCCTTTACGAGACCATCTGGTTCCGGGATCTTTCCCTGGTCGTGGGCAGTGCATCCCTTTCACTGACGATTATTTTGTCCAGTTTCATGCTTGGCCTGGGTCTGGGATCTCTCATCCTGGGTCGATGGGCCGACAGGGTCCGTCCACTCCGTCTCTACCAGCTTCTGGAAATGGGAATTGGCCTCTTTGCGCTGGCTTCCATGTTTATGACCGTCTTCCTGCCCGGAATTACAGGATGGATGACCCGGGATCTGGAACCTTCTGACAGTGATACGGTTCTGAGGTTCATCCTTCCCTTTCTCTTTGTTTTGATCCCCGCCGGCTTCATGGGGGGGACTCTCCCGGTGGCCGCTCGATATCTGATCAACCAGGGGTTTTCCAAGACACGTGGTGTGGCTGCATTTTACTGGATCAATACGTGTGGAGCCGCGGGCATGGCTCTCGCTCTTCCTCTCTGGATCCTTCCTCATGTTTCGACACCCCGCCTTCTCTTTCTTGGCGGGATTACCAATCTCTTACTTGCGGCTTTTGCCTTTCTCCTTCCTGCTGATCTACCAGGCAGCGAGAAGGAAGTTTCAACTCAGAAAGGGGATGTCATGCCCTTTTCTGCAATGGCGGCCTTTTTTCTTTCAGGCCTGACCGTTCTCGCACTCGAAACGCTCTGGAACCGCCATTTCGTTCTCATCTTTGGAGGGTCGACCTATACCTTCTCGTTCATCCTTTTTGTCTTTCTTCTGGGTACCCTGGGGGGAGCATGGTCGTATCCCCGTTTGCTTAAAAAGAGAAATCCGCTGAGTTTGTATACGGCTGGAATTTTTGCCGGAGGGATTTTTCTTGCCATGGCTCTTTTCGCTATGTCTCGCATGGGTGAGATCCAGCTGCTTGTCCTTTCGGGTCTGGGAATTTCCTTTGTCGGATACAACCTTACAACATTGCTTGTCATGATACTCTTTGTCTTTCCTCCGGCCTGTTGTTTCGGGATTGCTTTTCCCGCGGCGCTGGACGGTCTTTCACAGATTCGGCAGGATCTTGCCGGCCAGCTTGGAAAGATCTACGCCGCCAATGCGATCGGTACAGCTCTGGGCCCGGTTATCCTCACATTTTTCATTCTGCCTCACGTTGGATTTCAACGCTCCTACCTTGCGATTATCATTCTCCTCTTTGTCAGTGCAGGACTTGTAGCCTTTACCGTGGGCTCGCTCCGCTGGCTTCTGGCTGCGGCAGGAAGCATCCCGGTGATCATTCTCCTGGCTGTCCTTTTACCCCGATGGGATGCCCGGTCCTTTCTCCTCGAAACCTTCCGTCACCCTGAAGATCGCATTCAGGCCTTTCAGGGCTCGCACTGGGATTCTTTTGTCCATCGGATGGGAATTCTGGAGGAACGCACCGACACCGAAGCCCATGTGGCCGTAACTTCCCAGCCCGATGGTACCCATGCCCTTTTTATCAACGGAAAGGTGGACGCCAGCGACCATATGGACAGTCTCACGCAGGGACTGCTGGGCCATTTGCCCTTTTTTACCGCACGTGACGTTCCCGAAAATGTATTTATCATTGGTCTGGGAAGCGGAATGACCACCCATGCGGTCCTGACCCACCCGGTTCTGCGGGTGGAGACAGCGGAAATTTCTCCCGCCGTCATTGAACTTGCTGAAAAACACTTTATTCACATTAATCGAAACTGCTTCAGGGATTCCCGGTCCATCATTCTTCAGGATGATGGACGCCACGCCCTGACACGGCATCCTTCTGACCTGGATCTGATCATTTCAGAACCAAGTAACCCCTGGCTGGCCGGAATTGCGAATCTCTACACGGAAGAGTTCTTTACTCTTGCACGTTCCCGGATGAGGCCGGGAGGGATCTTCTGCCAGTGGCTCCAGTATTACGATCTCTCCGCCGACCATGTTCTTGGAATCCTGTCGACCATGCAGAAGGTTTTTCCGGAATTGGCGGTCTTTTTCCTTCCTGAAGTCGGCGATTTTATTATTCTCGCCTCTGCGGACCCATTTCAGATGGATGTCGACGCGATGGATTCCTTCCCCGTTAGCGCTGTCTTTGATCTGGAGCGCATGAAGATTTTGACAGAATCATCCATTCTGGGCCGGTTTTTTTACAGTCAGGATATTTTCCGGGATTATCAGTCTCCCCTCCCCATTCATTCGGACCTGAATCCCTGGCTTGAATGGCAGGCTCCCGCTGCCATGTATTCCAGGAATAAAAATAAAAGTCTTGAGCGGCTTCTTACCCTTGGACCGGAAAGTGCTATTGAAGTGGCCATGAATTTCGACGACAGCGGGACGGAATGGGCCCTTCCGGATCTGGGGCTGACATTTACTTCAGACCGTGTGAATGTGTCTCCGAAGGTGTCTCTTGTTTCCATGACCGTATCCACCGAGGTCGCCGCGCAAAACCTGAAGCGTCTTGTGCTCTTCAAGGTTTCTCTGGAAAATCTTTCCGTGTGGTCCGAGGTCGAATCCCGAGTCCCCGGTCCCTCCGCCTATCCCTGGCTGGCCTCTCAAATCCTTCCGGGACACCAGACTATTGAAAAGATTAAAGAATACGGCGATCAAGCGGTCTATATCGGATATCGACCCGGCGATCAAACGGCCATAGTCGTGTGGTCCTGCCGAAAAACCCGGCTCACCTGTGCCGCAGTAGAAACCGGAATGCCAGATGAAGTCGACTGGATAAAGTGGATCGATCATCTCGGAGTATCTTGCGAGTAA
- a CDS encoding DUF721 domain-containing protein codes for MSFVHVSACFPGVDRSLDEHLWLLHACWPDIAGEAASGSSPVTVKRGTLTVEVCDEAFAHCIRKGRREIIKAANSILGAEAILRLRWIQSDRTTTRPPTIQASPPDPETLEIASVIEDEELREKFIRILCLHQKRSSRP; via the coding sequence GTGAGCTTCGTCCATGTTTCCGCCTGTTTTCCCGGGGTTGACCGGTCCCTCGATGAACATCTTTGGCTCCTTCATGCGTGCTGGCCCGATATCGCGGGTGAGGCCGCATCGGGTTCTTCGCCGGTCACGGTAAAGCGCGGAACACTGACAGTGGAAGTCTGTGACGAGGCGTTTGCCCATTGTATCAGGAAAGGTCGAAGGGAAATCATTAAGGCTGCAAATTCCATTCTCGGAGCCGAGGCCATTCTTCGTCTTCGCTGGATTCAGAGTGACCGGACCACGACCCGACCCCCAACGATCCAGGCTTCTCCGCCTGACCCTGAGACGTTAGAAATCGCTTCGGTAATTGAGGATGAGGAATTAAGGGAAAAGTTTATCCGGATTCTCTGCCTGCATCAGAAGAGGTCTTCCAGGCCCTGA
- a CDS encoding hemolysin family protein produces the protein MDPWLLIGLCLCIAFSAFFSSAETALATLPPSTVERLIQERGHKSLILWRDHPVRTLITILIGNNIVNIAAASLATVAAEKIFQSSGVAIAIGTMTLIILVAGEITPKSFARLYAVQMAPLVMPLITLFYYLFLPFSSALRLGVTSFLKETEADEVLTEKDLLFYINLASHGGKIPKERARMLSSIMVLKDMEVREVMVPRPRVILLNAEDGLPRARELFIREGFSRLPVYKGHEDDIIGILHAKDLLSEERKDLPAILHPARYIPESKGVLNLLKEMQRDRFHFAVIVDEFGTFVGIVTLEDILEEIVGEIEDEYDAHAPSTMVRLQDGSYSIEGSVPIHEVNRRLKTDIPLTGDYETLAGYIIGTTGELPAAGRVVVWKDWQFEVLSADERRVHRIRAWKTSSDAGRESG, from the coding sequence ATGGATCCCTGGCTGCTGATAGGCCTTTGCCTCTGCATTGCCTTTTCCGCCTTCTTCTCTTCCGCGGAGACGGCTCTTGCCACTCTTCCCCCCAGTACCGTGGAACGCCTGATCCAGGAACGGGGACATAAAAGCCTTATATTATGGCGGGATCATCCCGTTCGAACCCTGATCACCATTCTAATCGGGAACAATATCGTAAACATTGCCGCAGCCTCATTGGCAACCGTCGCGGCGGAAAAAATCTTTCAAAGCTCGGGCGTAGCTATCGCGATCGGGACTATGACCCTGATCATCCTGGTCGCCGGAGAAATCACCCCGAAAAGTTTTGCCCGCCTTTACGCCGTCCAGATGGCTCCCCTGGTCATGCCTCTGATCACCCTCTTTTACTACCTTTTCCTCCCCTTCTCCTCTGCCCTGCGTCTGGGTGTAACTTCCTTTTTAAAGGAAACGGAGGCGGATGAAGTCTTAACGGAAAAGGATCTTCTTTTTTACATAAACCTGGCCTCTCACGGGGGAAAGATCCCCAAGGAACGGGCCCGGATGCTCTCATCCATCATGGTTTTGAAAGACATGGAAGTTCGGGAAGTCATGGTTCCCCGTCCCCGTGTCATACTTCTCAACGCAGAGGATGGATTGCCACGAGCCCGTGAACTCTTTATCCGGGAAGGGTTTTCCCGGCTGCCGGTATACAAGGGGCATGAAGATGACATTATCGGGATTCTTCACGCAAAAGATCTGCTTTCGGAAGAACGAAAGGACCTGCCCGCTATTCTTCACCCGGCTCGATACATCCCGGAGTCCAAGGGAGTCCTGAATCTTTTGAAGGAAATGCAGCGGGACCGCTTTCACTTTGCCGTTATCGTGGATGAGTTTGGTACCTTTGTGGGGATCGTCACCCTCGAGGACATCCTCGAGGAAATCGTCGGAGAGATCGAAGACGAGTATGACGCCCATGCACCAAGCACCATGGTACGCCTTCAGGACGGCAGCTACTCGATTGAAGGCTCTGTTCCCATCCACGAGGTGAACCGACGATTAAAGACCGACATTCCGCTGACGGGCGATTACGAAACTCTCGCCGGATATATTATCGGAACGACAGGCGAACTCCCGGCAGCGGGAAGAGTGGTTGTCTGGAAAGATTGGCAGTTCGAAGTCCTGTCAGCGGACGAACGGCGCGTTCATCGGATCAGGGCCTGGAAGACCTCTTCTGATGCAGGCAGAGAATCCGGATAA